Part of the Prunus dulcis chromosome 8, ALMONDv2, whole genome shotgun sequence genome is shown below.
AATgtgggttttcatttttgtatttttcggGTTTTATATGATTGTTTCTATGGGTTTTTAGATGATTATGATGGTTTTACGATATGGGtttgactttttatttatttttaatagatgggcatcatatataatttgtatgaaGGGTCCGCATTTTGAATGCGAAATGTGTTGCATTTCTtctgttaaatatttaaaaagtgattaccaattagggttttgagGGACCTAATCAATTTTGATGGGGTTTGTTTGTCTTGAAAgtttatagaagaaaaaattgttcCTACTTGCTGTTTCCTGTGCTGTTTCGTTTAGTTTTCTGCTTCTTATTCTGAGCGTGTCTAATAATGTTTGAAAACAGGGTCTTCATTGCACATCCAATGTCTTTTGATCTCAACAACAAACATTCATCAATTAttggaaaattttattttatgaaccgAGGGAGGCTCTGGTGTTCGCGGAGGATCTTGTTCCGGCACTGGACTTgacctaatttttttttgggagtgGACGTTGTTTATCATAGTTCATTATTTTCCTCACATCTTGTGAGGAATTTTTACAGTGGGATTTAAGGCTATTGTTAGATAGTTGAGACTTTACATTTGGATTTTGTGATGGGGAAACCACCGTTGCCTCCTGGTTTCCGGTTTTCTCCAACTGATGTAGAACTTGTACGGTATTATTTGAAGAGGAAGGTAATGGGGAAAAGGCTCCATTCCAACTTCATTGCAGAGGTCGACATTCACAAGTATGCTCCTTGGGATCTTCCAGGTATATGTCATTCTAATTTctcttatttgttttcttcactGTCATTTACCTTGGTTTTCCTACTTTGTATCATTTAGTTTCTGACTGTATTGTGCTTCTTATTTCTTCAGAAAAATCTGGCTGGCAGAGTGGAGATCTAAAATGGTACTTCTTTTGTCCAACAGCAAGGAAGTATCCAACTGGAGTTAGAGTGCAACGTGGCACCGAGTGTGGTTACTGGAAGTCCACGGGAAAGGATAGATCTGTTCTTTACAATGGTGAAGTTTCCGGgtggaaaaaaatattgatcTTTCATAAAGGTCGATCCccaaaaggagaaagaacAGATTGGGTTATGCACGAGTATAGGCTTGAAGCTAAGGACCTGGCTGATAGTGGTGTGCCACATGTAAATGACACTCTTCCTCTCACTATTTTGTAtgcttctttgttttcaataaATTAGTCTGACACTCTGCAGTGATTTAGTAATATACTCTCCTTTTGTAAAAGGTTTGTTATTCTTTAATGTTTTACGTGATTAGAATTTTTTCATGCTGCTGAATTGGACTGATAATGTTAGATTTCCTTACTTCATACAATTTGTTTTACTGCTTTTCATGGCTTGTGGGTTTTTGTTGAATAAGTTTTGTGGCTTTTTGGTGTTGCAGGACTCATATGTGATCTGTATGATTTTCCAAAAAGATGGGTGGGGGCCCAAAAATGGTGCACAATATGGTGCACCCTTTAAAGAGGAAGACTGGACTGATGATGATGCTGAAATTTGTTCAGAAGCAGTCCCACATGAAAACATGCCTGAGCCAAACCTTGTAGTGCAGAGCAACTGTAATAGTTCTGTCACTACTAGCGGACATTCCCCGAAGGATATACACTTAGGTCCTTCTGAATCGTGCATATCAGATGTTTTACCACCTTCTTGCAATGCTCTCCAATTGGTTTCCAGTAATCATGTTACAATGGAGAAGCTTTGTGGTTCTGGTGATGACATCCTGCCAATGTTGAATTGCTTCACTGAAGGAAGCACTTCCTTAATGAAAGTAAATGACAAAAATGAGGTGTGTAATGcgcccttctcttttttctacATGTAGTATATATCATTCCTGATCTACAGCAAGTGGAAATGCAAATCGTGCCATAGATTTATCAGGATAGGTTTATGTTGTGACACTCTGCTCGTGCCATAGATTTCCAATTTCAGATGTGCTAATGTGGCACAATATAGTTGGGTATATTTTACTTTTGTCATTGATGTCATCCAGGTTGTTGAAATAGACAAATTAgccttgttttttgtttgttttttttcttctgatgaGGGTCTTGTGTGCTCTGCAAATTCCGTGCATCTGTAGTTTGCTTTAtttcccctctctctctctctctccccccctctCCAGGTGCTTCTCTTACTGGTTTTCTGTGTTTACTTTTCCTTGCGCAAATTTTCCTATTCTTTATTCATGGAGAAATGATATGTTATTAACTATAGTGCAAATGTTATTTCTTGAAGCTAGAGGTTTAATCTAGATGGCGTAACTAGAAAAGTTGATGGCTTTGAATTTcaacttttaaaatttcattacATACTGGAGCCTTTTGGATATTCTTATATGCACCTATATCtgttaaaatagaaaaaatgaTTCCATAAGTACATTAGTACAAATAAATTATCTTGCTAATGTTCTTTAAACTTCTAATGTATGCTAATGTAAAACTTCTTCACGGTTTGCAGGAGCTTGGTAACGTCATTCATTCTGGAAATGCTAGTGCTACACCTAATGTCAATGGTGATGATATTTATGAAGATTTAGGAGACTTGGGGAAGATGGCTGGAGTGAGTGAAGATGGATTTTATTTCTCCAATGTGCATAATTCAATCTGTGCTCCTGCTCAAATGCAGCTAGGTGACAATGAGCAATTCTTGGAGCTGGATGATCTATCATGGTAAACCGTTGAATTGCCATGATTTGACATATACTCAGCCTCCTACATTGATGGGAGAGACGCCTTTTCCGGTTGAAGACGAGTTGAATGTGTTTGATAACGTGACCTCCTGTAATTATTATTGCTCACCAGTCTTTCAGATCAAATTTGTTAACTGGTTTGTTAACTTTCAGAAGTTCGCCTTATCAGACACAACTTTGAGTTGCTTCTGCACATTCATTTTTATTGTTGGGACGGAACAATACTGTATTGTATTAACAATTATCAGGTTTACCTGGGATTACAATGCACTTGTTTTATGTCTATAATCTTAAACTAGACTTGTGTAGTTTCgtagtttgtttcttttgggtCAATAACGTTGAGGGTATAATCATGAGGTTGTGACTTGGCTTATGTTTTTACTGAACCATCTTTGGGTCAATAACTCTAATTTTGCACTTTGGAAGATCAAACCAAACTCTCTTACAAGAGTGAAAActtctacattttttttagtacaagcaaTTCGAGAAAAGGGAACAATGGACTTTACATTAAGGTAtatattttgagtttttccaaTCTTATATTTTCCACGACCTCTTCTTGTCAAAACGCCAACAAGCAGCAATACATTTTTTTGGGGATTAAATGTCGACATTCTAGTCTCAAGACATTGTAGACCCacttttaataaaaacgaAATGAAAtacttttaaattaatttcagCAAATACCCCaataacaaaaaccaaaaaaatccttgaaaatCCAGTTTTAAATCTCAAAGCTCAGaatattttgaaagaaaaaacccacaaaaaaaaaagaaggggggAAAATTGATAAATCATTTGTGAGAGACGGAGAGAGAGTCAGAAATCTCGTGTGGAAGTGCCGCTCATAGAAACCAAGAGATGCCTGGTACTGCGTTTGCACATTGAATATCATCATCCCCTCTCCtccttcatatatatatatatattaacacGAAACCCTAATTACAGAACCACACAACGCCATTGAAATTTAGATTGGATCGAAGAGCAGAGGCTGATGTTGCCCTTTATAAAGAACGCTGCTCTCATAGCGGTGCCCTAGCGTCGGCTTACGGAGTCGTTGGCCCTGAGCTCTTGCTACGTCGTCGTTTTGAATTAGAGTTGGCCCTAGCCTCTTACTACCGGATAGGCTCGGCCCATATTTACGCTGGCCCAAACAAATAAGAAactcattttaaaatttttttggggtaaaaaaataaatatgggtcataaaataaataaagacatTTTTTTGGGTCGGAAACTAAATACACAACTATTCTGGCCagaaagtaaataataaaactttaAACGCGTTATAAATCGACGAAGTAGCgtgatgaaaacaaaacactCCGCTCTCTACTGCTTTGTTCTCAGTTCGCTCGTCGCCTGTTCCTGCCTTTCAATCTCGTTCTCCATTTTAggtatttctctctctttcgaTTCAAATTTTCGATTTCTCTGGTTCTTGTTTCTagattttgattcattttctttatttatctCTCAcgcatttttgtttttgttttggttcacGTCTTTGTTTTTCgtcaattcaaattttgttatctCTTACGGGTTCGTGGGTAGGTGACGGAATTTGAATATTGAATACAATTTAAGGAGATTATTCGCATACGTTGATTCTGTGTTTCAATTTgggttctttctttttgcgATCTAGGGtttgtggaatttttttttttttttttttgggttttgaattttattgcTTTACGATTATTGATATGATATTTTTCGTGAATTATGCTCATTTTACGATCtgggtttgaatttttttttcctatctGGTTATTTTGAGGATTCGTATGTGGGATtacttcttttaaattcaaTGTGTCTTGCtgttgaatattttatatCGATTATCAATTAGGTTTTTTGACAATTCAAATATCAATTTTTTGCGATGTTGTTTTGTCTTGagtttttaatatataaaagagTTTACTGCTTCCTGTGTTTCATTGCTTAGTTTGTAGTTATTTTGCCTTTGGTTTTCTGCTGCTTAACTAAGTTTATGTGTAATAATGTTGGAAACAGGGTCTTCATTTTGCACCCGATGTCTTTTGATCACAACAAGGAACATTCATCAATTATTATAgcattttgttttatgaacCGAGGCAGACTCTGGTTGCGGAGGATATTGTTTCGGGACTGGACTTGAAACTCCTTTTCTTTGGAGGAAAGGTTCTTGATTCATTCACTTCTTGTGAGGAATTTCTAGTTTGAGATTTAAGGGTTCTTATTAGGTAGGGGGACTCAAATGGGGAAATCATCATTGGCTCCTGGGTTTCGTTTCAAGCCAACTGATGTTGAGCTTGTGCAATACTACTTGAAGAGAAAGTTACTGGGGAAAAGGCTTGGTTTTAAAGTCATTGCAGAGGTTGACATTTACAAGTATGATCCTTGGGATCTTCCAGGTATAGGTCACTTCACATTCTCGCCTTTGTATTCTTTATCTATCATCTAGTTCATTCTTTGTATTATTTAGTTTCTtactgtgttttttttttcccctttccaGACAAATCGTGCTGGGAAAGTGGAGATCTGAAATGGTATTTCTTTTGTCCGAGAGAAAAGAAGTATCGTAATGGGAATAGAATTCAACGTGCCACTGAAGGTGGTTACTGGAAGACCACGGGAAAGGATAGATCCGTTCTTTACAGTGGTGAAGTTGTTGGGTGGataaaaactttaatttttcaCACTGGTCGAGCCCCACGTGGAGATCGAACAAATTGGGTTATGCATGAGTATAGGCTTGAAGATCAGGGCCTGGCTGATAGGGGTGTGCCTCTGGTAAGTGCTACTCTTCCtcctttaattatttttatttagggttttaTTCAATGGAATTTTTTCATGCTGCTGAATTGGACTTGTAATGTTACTTTTTCTTACTTCATACAATTTGTTTTACTGATTTTCATGGCTTGTGGGGTTTTTGTTGAATAAGTTTTGTGGCTTTTTGGTGTTGCAGGACTCATATGTGATCTGTATGATTTTCCAAAAAGATGGGTTGGGGCCGAAAATTGGTGCACAATATGGTGCACCCTTTAAAGAGGAAGACTGGACTGATGATGAAGTTGAAACTTGTTCAGAAGCAATCCTGCATGAAAATATGTCTGAGCCAAACCTTGTACTGCCGAGCAACTGTAATAGTTCCATCACTACTAGCGGACATTCCCCAAAGGGTATACACACAAGTCCTTCTGAATCATGCATATCAGATGTTTTACCACCTTCTTGCAATGTTCACCAATTGGTTTCCAGTAATCATGTTACAATGGAGAAGCTTCATGGTTCCGATGATGATATCTTGTCAATGTTGAATTGCTTCACTGAAGGAAGCACTTCcttaatgaaagaaaatgagaaaaatgaggtGTGTAATGcgcccttctcttttttctacATGTAGTATATATCATTCCTGATCTACAGCAAGTGGAAATGCAAATCATGATCTAATTTATGCAATCAGGATAGGTTTATGTTGTGACACTCTGCTCGTGCCATAGATTTCCAATTTCAGATGTGCTAATGTGGCATAATATAGTTGGGTATATTTTACTTTTGTCATTGATGTCATCCAGGTTGTTGAAAGAGACAAattagcctttttttttttctttttctgatgaGGGTCTTGTGTGCTCTGCAAATTCCGTGCATCTGTGGTTTGCGTTATTtccttcatctctctctctctctctctctcagcatCCTAATTggttcctttttcctttttcatacTGCTTTATTTTGGAGAGGTTTGATGTTTCTCTGACTGTTTTTCTGTTTACTTTTCCATGGATGGAGGGCAAATTTTCCTATTCTTTATTCATGGAGAAATGAAATGTTATTAATTATAGTGCAAATGTTATTTCTTGAAGCTAGAGTTTTAAAATAGATTGATGgctttgaatttcaattttgaaaatttcattatatctgttgaaagaaaaaaaatgattccATAAGTACATTAgtacaaattaattatcttgCTAATGTTCTTTAAACTTTTAATGTATGCTAATGTAAAACTTCTTCACGGTTTGCAGGAGCTTGGTAATGTCATTCCTTCTGGAAATGCTAGTGCTACACCCAATTTCAATAGTGATGATATTTATAAAGATTTAGGGGACTTGGGGAAGATGGCTAGAGTGAGTGAAGATGGATATAATTTCTCCAATGTGCATAATTCAATCTGTGCTCCGGCTCAAATGCAGCTAGGCGACAATGAGCAATTCTTGGAGCTGGATGATCTATCTTGGTAACCGTTGAATTGCCCTGATTCGACATATACTCAGCCTCCTACTTTGATGGGAGAGATGCCTTTTCCAGTTGCAGACGAGTTGAATGTGTTTGATAACTtctgaaattatttttgcTCTCCAGTCCTTCAGATCAAATTTGTTAACCAGTTTGCTAACTTTCAGAAGTTCAACTTATCAGACACAACTTTGAGTTGCCTCTGCACATTCATTTTCATTGTTGGGACAGAACGGTACTGAAAATTGTGTTTACCGTGTTGTATTAAAAATTATCAGGTTTACCTGGGATTACCGTATTGTTTTACTATAATCTTTTACGAGGGTTTACGCTTAAACTATGCTTGTGTACTTTCGTAGTGTGTTTCTTTTGGGTCGGTAACGTTGAGGTTATAATCAAGAGGTTGTGTGACTTGGCTTATGGTTTTTTATTCACGTGTACTGGTGTTATTGTTGCTTTTGCTTTGAGAAATTCTTTGTGGTCTTTTGCCTCAATCATATTATCTTAGTATTtgaacattttttatttatatttaaaaactattttagcgaggttttatttatttatttgcttcaatattttgttgaatttaacATAATGAATTGaactttttaaatgttttttcattttgtttttaaaatgtttattttatcaaGTTCTGAGcgtttttctttaattttaatctTTAAAGATTTGATTTtaccttatttttatttttctttaaaatattgtatgTGTTCCGGCACACAAATCTTCAAAGAGATCAAATCAAACCTGTTCGAAGTGAGTCGCACATTCCCTGTCCGTAGTAGAGTTTGGCCTAAACATGACTCTAGACAACATGCGGAAGTGAGGATTTCTGAAAATTaattagaataaataaataaatagccATCCCAAGAGTAAGTTCCAACGCAAATTTTGATGATATTAGCATCATGTGGAGCAAAACTCTAATTTTTAACTTTGGAAGATCGCACCTTACTCATGCAATCTATTCATTTCACTTTCCCGACGAGATCGCACTTACAAGCTTTAGCCTTACGAAGAGTGACAATGGACTTTTAAAAGACGAGTGAGAACATACAATTTTCAATAAAGAGAGtgtaagtaaataaaaaaggagtgGAAAAATCAGCTTCATAGGTTAACCTAAAGAGTGATGCTACATTTACCACATTATTATCCaacatttctataccacatgatgtggcatatccatatcatatgccacatcaattaaatgaatgaagtgtattttaataaataaaattagaaagacATAAACTAGTATTTTACATGATGTGGTATTTACACATCAGCTgtcacatcatgtggtataaaaaatgtggtaagactAGTATTATTCTAAATAATTTTAAGAGTAATGCTAAgcttaccacatttttcatACCACAATTGTACCACAACCTCTTTAATACAATGGGGCCCACCTCTATTAGAAATGTGGTACAATTGTGGTatgaaaaatgtggtaagcctagcattttcctaattttaattgatgtggctgtccacctcatctgccacataaggtgatatgagaatgtggtatacaaatgtggtaagagtagcattattctaATCTaaattgtttgggtttttgcAATCAAACTTTCAATAGCCTTTTCTGGTCAAAATTTCAGCAACCAGCAATAAATAGCAGTacatttttttgggtcaaatgtGAGGTCGTTGATGAACTTTAACCAGCAATCAACAGTACATTAGCAATGGAACCTTAACATAATGTGATAttgttgatgaatttttttatattttttataatgggGGTAATGGAGGTTTCTAATGAACTTTACCAAATGGAGATTTACACTCTCTCTTAATTGTTATTTACTTAAAATCCAATTCCATTCAACGCAAATCTAAATTCAAATTGGATGAATTTgaaacattttcttttaatttgtatgttttttttttttttgggtttttgacaGAAACGGTCCTCTAACTTTTGCTCCAATAGCATTTTGGttcaccaactaaaatttttatttcaatcgTCTTCCAACTCTTCATTTGGTATCAAAACGGTCCTACCATTCAATTTTCAGTTAAATTGAATCACGTGCTCCAATTTTAGGGATAAATTGAACTTTTTAATCATACAgcagaaattaaaattaaaattaaaattaaaattaaaatgtataaatattataaatttaaaacaaaagtaaaaaaaaccataaattttaaaaagtaataaCACACAAACCCCCCCTCCCCCTCTCACGACACCATTCCCCCATCTCAGCGCTCACTCTCCCTCTCCCCTTCCACACAAAAATCTGGGTTTGATTGTTCATCGGTTacagtttttaaatttttcgtaattttatttttgtatttatttgattgaactttttaaattaatttaaacaatagaaaattttaaaaaattaatttttaagtcATTCTCagctccaaaaaaaaaaaaaaaaaacacgtgGCTGGCGtgattcaattttcttttattttttttaataaaagttttataatatttttctttaatttttatggaCAATTTCCTTTCAATTTAAAGTCAATATTAACAGTCTTTAACGGTGAGatttttttgatacaaatAAAGAGTTAGAGGActattgaaaagaaaattttaattggcGGACCAAAACAATACTGAGGCAAAAGTTGGAGGGCCATTTGGGTcgaaaaccctttttttttttttttttttttcttgcttgaaataaaagaattaaaacaaTTCAACCCAGCCAATATATAAACCACAAAACGGAGATTCAATAATTCTCACTCTACAAAACTGTTAATTAGTTCAATTTATCTACTCACAAACAACCAATTAACTTCTAATTTTCTAAACTGAAAGAGTAAGGGTTTATGGCCAGGCCCGGTCCGGCCCATATTTAGGCTGGCCCAAACAAATAAGAAActcctttttaaatttatttgttttgtgccATAAAATGAACAAAGACAATTTCTTTGGGTCCAAAACTAAATAAACAATTATTCTGAcaataaagtaaataataaagatTTAACCGCGTTATAAATTGACCAAGTAGCGTAACGAAAACAACACACTCCGCACTCTACTGCTGTGTTCTCAGTTCGGTCGTCGTCTGTTCCTACCTTTCAATCTCGTTCTCCATTTTAGGTATTTCTCGCTCTTTcgattcaaattttcaatttctctggTTCTTGTTTCTAGGTTTtgattcattttctttatttatctctctctctcgttcaggtctttgtttttggtcaatGTAGTTTTTTTTCGTCAATTCAAATATTGTTATCTCTTACGGGTTCGTGGGTAGGTGACGGAATTTGAATATTGAATATAATTAAGGAGATTATTCGCATACGTTGATTCTGTGTTTCAATTTgggttctttctttttgcgATCTAgggtttgtgtgtttttatgtgggttttgggttttatgaTTTTGGTATGATTTGTTTCGAGAATTCTGCTCATTTTACGAGTTTAtcgttctttctttttgcttgCTAGGGTTTGTGGGTTTTTATTAGGGTTTCCAATTTTATTGCTTTCTGGTTTAGATGATCATTTGTATGATTTTgtcttgaaattttttttttatatataaaagagttTACTGTTTCCTGTCTTTAATTGCTTAGTTCGTAGTTATTTTGCG
Proteins encoded:
- the LOC117637016 gene encoding NAC domain-containing protein 82-like — protein: MGKPPLPPGFRFSPTDVELVRYYLKRKVMGKRLHSNFIAEVDIHKYAPWDLPEKSGWQSGDLKWYFFCPTARKYPTGVRVQRGTECGYWKSTGKDRSVLYNGEVSGWKKILIFHKGRSPKGERTDWVMHEYRLEAKDLADSGVPHDSYVICMIFQKDGWGPKNGAQYGAPFKEEDWTDDDAEICSEAVPHENMPEPNLVVQSNCNSSVTTSGHSPKDIHLGPSESCISDVLPPSCNALQLVSSNHVTMEKLCGSGDDILPMLNCFTEGSTSLMKVNDKNEELGNVIHSGNASATPNVNGDDIYEDLGDLGKMAGVSEDGFYFSNVHNSICAPAQMQLGDNEQFLELDDLSW
- the LOC117637015 gene encoding NAC domain-containing protein 82-like; translated protein: MGKSSLAPGFRFKPTDVELVQYYLKRKLLGKRLGFKVIAEVDIYKYDPWDLPDKSCWESGDLKWYFFCPREKKYRNGNRIQRATEGGYWKTTGKDRSVLYSGEVVGWIKTLIFHTGRAPRGDRTNWVMHEYRLEDQGLADRGVPLDSYVICMIFQKDGLGPKIGAQYGAPFKEEDWTDDEVETCSEAILHENMSEPNLVLPSNCNSSITTSGHSPKGIHTSPSESCISDVLPPSCNVHQLVSSNHVTMEKLHGSDDDILSMLNCFTEGSTSLMKENEKNEELGNVIPSGNASATPNFNSDDIYKDLGDLGKMARVSEDGYNFSNVHNSICAPAQMQLGDNEQFLELDDLSW